Proteins from a single region of Urocitellus parryii isolate mUroPar1 chromosome 4, mUroPar1.hap1, whole genome shotgun sequence:
- the Csrp3 gene encoding cysteine and glycine-rich protein 3 — translation MPNWGGGAKCGACEKTVYHAEEIQCNGRSFHKTCFHCMACRKALDSTTVAAHESEIYCKVCYGRRYGPKGIGYGQGAGCLSTDTGEHLGLQFQQSPKPARSATTSNPSKFTAKFGESEKCPRCGKSVYAAEKVMGGGKPWHKTCFRCAICGKSLESTNVTDKDGELYCKVCYAKNFGPTGIGFGGLTQQVEKKE, via the exons ATGCCAAACTGGGGTGGAGGAGCAAAATGCGGAGCCTGTGAAAAGACTGTCTACCATGCGGAAGAAATCCAGTGCAATGGAAGGAGTTTCCATAAGACCTGTTTCCACTGCA TGGCCTGCAGGAAGGCTCTGGACAGCACCACAGTAGCAGCTCATGAGTCGGAGATCTATTGTAAGGTCTGCTATGGGCGCAGGTATGGCCCCAAAGGAATCGGTTATGGACAAGGCGCCGGCTGTCTCAGCACTGACACGGGCGAGCACCTCGGCCTGCAGTTCCAACA ATCCCCAAAGCCAGCACGCTCAGCTACCACCAGCAATCCTTCCAAGTTCACTGCAAAGTTTGGGGAGTCCGAGAAGTGCCCTCGCTGTGGAAAGTCAGTCTATGCTGCTGAGAAGGTCATGGGAGGTGGCAAG CCTTGGCACAAGACCTGTTTCCGCTGTGCCATTTGTGGGAAGAGTCTAGAGTCTACAAATGTCACTGACAAAGATGGGGAACTTTATTGCAAAG TTTGCTATGCCAAAAATTTTGGCCCCACAGGCATTGGGTTTGGAGGCCTTACACAAcaagtggaaaagaaagaatga